The stretch of DNA ATGATGAGACTCTTAGGCGTAACATACTAACGGTTACTGGAACAGTTAAAAAACGGGTTCGTGTTACTCTAAGGGAATTCATTGCTTATAGATTGCAAGAGAGAGTGCTTGAAAATTCTATTTTACTTCATGGTAGGCGCCTCTTCCAacaatttattgttgatttATATTCTATGATTGAATCTCAACGCTTATCGTACATTAGATTTAATCAAGCAAAGATTTGGGCCGATTTTCTAGCTGGTGTTGAAGAAGCTATTGGTCGTGGTGATATTGTTGGTTCTTCTCTGGGGTCTCGTGTTGTTGTGCCATCTTCCTTCACCGGAGGTAGAAGATATATGCTTAATAATTGTCAGGATTCAATGGCACTTTGTAAGAAATTTGGATATCCTGTTACGTGCAATCCAAAATGGGATGAGATACAACGACATTTATCAAAATCAAGGAATCATGCTCCCTATCGACCAGATATTAGTTGTCGTGTTTTCCATGTAAAGTTGAAGGAAATGATGAAAGATTTCAAGAAAGGTCATTTTTTCGGAAGATTGGTTGCAAGTGAGTTTCcataaacttttaaattttcttcttttttaagtttttagtGTGTTGTTTTAagatgtatttttttgtttaggTGTATATACTATTGAATTCCAAAAGAGAGGGTTGCCTCATGCACATATTTTATTGTGGTTGGATAAACGTGATAGACTTGATTCACCTGCTTCAATAGATTCTGTTATTTGTGCTGAAATCCCTGATGAGAATCTTTTTCCAAAATTGTATTCTGCTGTTTCGAGGTTTATGATTCATGGTCCCTGTGGGAAGGATATAGAGTACTCTCCCTGTATGAAAAATTATCGATGCTCAAAGTTTTATCCAAAGAAGTTTGTCAAGCAAACTACTTTCGATGAAAGAGGTTATCCTATTTATCATCGTCGAGATCTGGGGGTGACAGTTTTAAAGAAAGAAATTCAATTGGACAATAGAAGTGTTGTTCCCTATAACCCAAGCTTGATCATGAAATATCAAGCTCATGTTAATATTGAATTCTGTAATAAGTCAAATTGCATCAAATATTTGTTTAAGTATATTACCAAAGGAGTTGATAGGGTTACAGCTACTTTGGAAGTGGATGATGATGAAATTGTTGATGAAATAAAACAGTTTTATGATTGTCGTTATTTGTCTCCGTCTGAATCAATATGGAGAATATTTAGGTTTGATATTCATAGTAGATGGCCAGCTGTTCAGCGGTTGACGTTTCATCTTCGTTCTGAGCAAAGAATTCTATTCAATGATGGTTCCAACTTGCAGACTGTGCTTTCTAGAAATCGTGATAGGAATACAATGTTTCTTGCTTGGTTTGAGGCAAATCGACGTTATTCGGCAGGTCGTTGCTTAACTTACATTCAATTTCCTTCTAAGTTTGTTTATGATTCGGATAATCGCCTTTGGTATCCACGTAAACAGGGTGAATCGATTGGTAGGCTGTCTTTTATTCCTCCCAGTAATCGAGAGCTATATTATATGCGATTGTTGTTGAATGTCCAAGTTGGATGTAAAAGTTTTGAAGATATCCGCACTGTTGATAATCATGTTTATGATACTTATCGTGAAGCTTGTGGTGAGCTGCAGCTTCTTGCTGATGATCGTCAATTCATAGACTGTATAGATGAACTTTCCATTCTTGGTTCTGGTTATCATCTGAGAAAAGTGTTTGCTGTTTTATTGGTGGCTTCATCCATGAGTGATCCGTTAAAAGTTTGGCAACAAAAGTGGGAAATCTTAGCTGATGGAATTTTGTATTCTAGGCGTCGAATGCTTAACAACCCAGGTTAGATTTTATAGTCATTTAATTATTTAGATTTTTAAAGGATGGTTATAGTTGACCATTTTATGttgagcaattttttttttgtttttaatgtaCATTTTGTAGATTTGGTTATCTCTTCCGAAGATTTGCAACAGTTATGTTTAATTGAGATAGATAAGATTCTTAGACCAAATGGGAAGTGTTTGGCAGATTATAAATGCATGCCCAAGATACATGCTGGTGGTGTTGAGACAGCTGAGAATCTGTTAATTTTTAATGAGTTGTCATATGATCGTTGCGAAATGTTATCGAAACATAATGAACTGTTTAGGAGTTTAAACGAAGAACAATTGTCTGCGTACCATCAAATTGTTGATGCTGTGACCAATTGTTTGGGTGGtatgttttttgttgatagattTGGAGGTTCTGGAAAAACATATTTATGGAATGCACTTTCATTTCGTTTTCGTTCAGAAGGGAAGATTGTATTAAATGTAGCATCCAGTGGTATTGCTGCACTGCTTCTGCCTGGTGGACGAACTGCTCATTCTCTTTTTGGTATACCGTTGGTGTTAACCGAAGAATCATGTTGCCGGATAGATAAACAGGGTGACAAGGGTAAGCTTTTGGTGAGGGCAAGTCTAATTATTTGGGATGAGGCTCCGATGATTAATAGACTTGCTTTTGAAGCATTTGACAAAACTTTGCGTGATATAATGAACAAAGTTGTTGAGGGGGCATAAAAAATTCCGTTTGGTGGAAAAACTATTGTTTTTGGTGgtgattttagacaaattctttCTGTTGTACCGAAGGGTGGTAGAGCTGATATCGtccatgctactattaattcatCCCCTTTGTGGCGTTTTTGTCGAGTGTTGAAATTGACAAAAAACATGAGAATTCAATTTTCTACAGTTGTGGAAGAAAACAAAACTTTGGTTGAATTTGCTAAATGGATTCTTGATATTGGTGATGGCAAGTTAGGTCTATCCAATGATGGAGAGGCTACCGTTGAAATTCCAGAAGATCTTTGTGTTACGAGTACTGGGAATCACATCCATGATATTGTTAATGCGACGTATCCAGATTTGATTCAACACATGGGTGACCCTAAATTTTTTCAGGATCGTGCCATATTGGCTCCAACTTTGGAATTGGTTGAAAAGGTCAATGATTATGTTATGTCTCTATTGTCCTCCGAGGAAAAGGTATATCTTAGTTGTGATTCAGTGTGTCGTTGTGATGAAGATGTTGGCATTGATCAAAGATGGATTACAACTGAATTTTTAAATGATATTAAATGTTCTGGAATGCCAAATCATAAACTTCGCGTTAAGGTTGGTGTTCCAGTGATGTTGCTTCGAAACACTGATGTCTCTTCTGGACTTTGTAATGGTACTCGCTTGACAATTGTtgaactaggaaagaaaattattggTGCTGTGATAGTCAATGGACCTCATAGTGGAGAAAAAGTATTTATTCCTCGCATGAGGTTAATGCCTTCTGATTCCAATGTATCTATATCTTTTCAAAGATGGCAATATCCtctttgtttatgttttgcaaTGACTATTAATAAAAGTCAAGGACAGATATTATCAGATGTTGGATTGTATCTTCCGAGATCAGTTTTCACGCATGGTCAGCTTTATGTTGCTCTTTCGCGTGTTAAAACTAGAAAAGGACTTAAGATCCTGATTTTGGATGAATCTGGTGCGCCAACAAATTCAACTACCAATGTTGTTTACCAAgaagtttttcaaaaaatttgatcttttcctacattttaaataaaatgtaaactctgattttttttttatatagtaaaaaatttTGTTCTGTTTATTGAATTTTGCAAGGTTCAGATTTTTAATGttgccatttttatttttgttttgcagGATACTTGGGTCTCAGGCAATTTAAATCTTTTGTTATTTTCTATTCTTAATAGTGTATTTGTGTTACTTAGAAGGACTTAATGTTGATTTCAGTTGTGATCTTTTTTTCTGCAAGATATAATATATAGTAAAGTAATATCATCATTGACTAAGTTAGTTCAATTCTAAAAATAAGTTTTGTTATTTCTTATTATATACCTATAGTTATTTTACCAGGTGTTTATATCAATAGTTGTACTGTAGAATGTCACTATTCATATAAGTGTTGTCCCATCGATATGTCTATTGGTTCAAATATAGCCACATATaggaaattttgtttttgtcttttgtACTTTGACAGAAtatatttattctattttttagaCTTTGTTTCTTCTACCTGCATTGAATGCATTAATTGCAGCTCATAGGTGAAGTAGAGGATAGAGTGGAAGTTGCCATATAAGTCCTCCTGCTCTTTTTCAATCTGTCCCTCAAGGTATTGCTTTTTGGCAGAAAGTGTCTTTCAGAAAATTAAATGGGTACTGTTTGATGTcagtatttatttttaatggttttatgttatttaatttttttttttgttggcttCTTTGGTACTCTTGGTCAGTATATATATTGTTGTTTGAGTTTGATTGTTCTTGCCATAAGTTAAACCGCAATGGAAAATTATAGCAAGTATCTTCAGGTTACCCCGATTGCATCATTCACTGGTATCTTTTTAGCTAACCAGGTAATTTCAGTTATATATGCatagtttaaatttatttatctttactTCTAAGTTTGAGTTTGttattatttgataaatttgtTCTGTTTCTTCCAATATACTGTGCTAGATCTATGGTGAGGTTGATCCTTCCTTTGTTAAAGAATATTTTGGTGAGCTTCTTGAGATCTGGGAATTTATGGACTACCAAGATAAGATACATTCAGTGACCTTTAACAAGAGTGTTGTTCATCCCCTTCTTACCAGTGGATGGAAACAAATGAAAGACGTTTTCCTCTTTAATCCAAACCAGGAGATTGATTTTCTTTACTACGGGAATAGTCTTTTTGGCATGATGTGTAGCAAACGTCTTGAATGTGTTTGCCAGATTCCTATGTACCACAGTCGTTTTCTGAAGTTTGGTTATACTCTTGATTTCTATCTCCAATTGTCTTATGATGTTCTTAACAAGGGTTTTTTGGTGAGATTTTACTTTGTTgttcattatttattttctgtttttggtttTTCTGTAAATGATGTGTCACAATTGCTTGCTGCAGAACATTACTGGTGCATTCGAAGACTCTATGAGGTACTGTGATTTCAAGATTCTTATAGCTTGCTGTGACAATGGAATGATAATTCCATTTCAAGTTGCTTTGACTGATGAGCCTTTCAAGACAACCTCGATTGGGACTGGGTGGGAATATTTCTACCAGGAAAACAGATTTGTTGTTGGAGATGTTTTGTGTTTTAAGTTTAATATTTGGAATTATTCCAATTCTGTTAATGTGTACAAGATTAATGAATGAAggaatgttttgtttttgattttttatgccTTTGTTGAATCAAGACCAGTTTGGGAACATTCATTCAACTATGTAACTTTTAGATTTGTTTTTCTGAGTTTGTTTGTGTAAGtctattttgtttctttaattttctatcattttttttgtgttatttaaAGTTTTGTTTGCTTATCTACCAATAGTGGAAAACAAGTGGAtgtaattgttttatttttttgtagaaacagGGGGAAGTAATCTAATTTAAATGTTGATCAGGttgtgtgtaattttttttttgtaaaaccaTATGTTAGGTTGTATAATTGACTTGAATTTAATTACCCGTGCAAGTGCACGGGATCAACACTagtaacatatcaaatgattttcaaaaaaattaaaaaaatttatggatgatctaaacgatataaactttccatccaacggtgaattttgtaaaattcgtatatTCTTTATAGTGATATGgctaacttgtgcaccatgcaccacttaatgtggttgtgcatgttagacaaagcctagTTTTTAATGTATGTCACACACACAAACACTGTATGTTTGGAATCTGTTGACCGGACCACTGTTACGTGTTCAGAGTGCGTTGATTTGACAAATTATAAGGacgaaaatcaaaatttgttcaaattatTGTGATCAAATTTAAAATCCGGAAGTCTGAAAAACTCATTCTTCAATTCTAAATCTTCTCCCATGCCACCACCATCATTAAAAAACTCTTCTCACTTTTTTCAACCTAAAAACCCATAAATTAAAGGTCAATTCCTAACCACTTGATATCTCGCCCTGTTGTGTTGGACTCATTAAAAGGGCCATGAAATAGGGAGTTGGATCATCTCCTTCAGTCTTCTCTCCATCTCTCTTcatcctctctatctctctcttaatttcaatctctctcttaatttcaatctctctcttcaataaaaagttttaaaataataatgcgAGAGAGTGAGATTTAGATAGAGATAGAGAGGACGGAGAGAGATGGAGAGGAGAGTGGAGGAGATGATCCAATCACATGAAATAGTCATGCattttatttggtcaaactgctTTAGACCCTAAACTTGGTATTAATGGCCTAGTGGAGTAGTCTGGAGCTAGAGGCTACCAGCACGATAGAGGAAAGATCCACAACCTCCTTAAATAGACCTAGTAATTAATAGTTAAACTCTaagtgaaattctggtatcactagaatgatgttgcctaagatgtcccaacaactactttgtggaTAATGTTGTTTTTCTATtattggcacatcttatataaaatataaaaactgacagagaataaataaatgacacaagtaattgttaacccagttcagctaactgcctactctgggggataccaatccaggaaggaaatccactaatagctctagttactaagacctccagcaaaccctaggatttacgccttaaactaagacctccagcaaacccttgatttacgtcttataacctcgacactactcatgcaacttctgcctaggaactcctagacatgagatcccatctcacttccactcacacaacacaacctgtgttgtttaaacaatgttaagaatgatgtggcgacaacttgccaagacaacacttcacttttgcttaaaagcttcaagtgaatcacacacggtaaactccgtacttcaaagcttaggagtaaccttaaaataataaacttacttcttaactcgtgttatagaatccacaagcaagaattacaaacaaacaataaaagactcaacaaagactcaatatgtgtaactaatatttttcaatgataatcatagtcttgagcttggtcttcgtatatataatgattaggcacgctcctctttcttcacaaatgctcagacgctccttgagaatcataaagtgTGATCTGAtgctttttcaatcttcattaaggatatatcaggactttccaaaagtgtttgaGGACTTTAtaagataggataagtcatccagctatttcattaagtttccagctatttcattaagtttgtcttatccttaaagctcctgatcagatcaaatctccattgagcgtgctctttaagtggatttccatatatagcagatgctctcataaatgcgcgagatttccttgaataaatatgatgttgtaacatgttttccaacatcttgttagtatatttgttttagcaaaattaagccaattcaaatatccaacaatctccccctttggcaatttttggctaaaacaatttcaggccattacctttgagagatataaaaagcgcaatccttcaaatcacgatgatcacacaaaagaaggaatgttagagcatcatttaaacaaaatttcacataggtgaaaaatatatgcatcagaggcagcagcagcggagttatcatcaaatagcctcgagcaaaataaaacgtggtatcagagcaaatgattaatcatatcatatgtcatatgtcatcaaaggtgttgtgacatatgggagcacatcttctagcgcATGTTCGTCCAAttagggcagcatccattcagcagcaaactccccctgaattcatcagcttgtgcatcataagggtaaaatttttactccccctgaatacttgcttactgctaattaaaaacatgtcatcacaaaagacacaacaacatgtagcagaaacaaagtactactccccctttttagccacaaaatgtgccaaaacaggaaagttaagtatccaaagtgcagaattaaacaCAGTACataccatgcactcagaaggtgctaaaatccagggcacaaaacacccacaaaccaaataacaaagttcagtaaaacataaaaagattacaaaatcattcatcatcactgctatcagaagcttcatcctcatctgtatcAGTATCAtatccttcatcctcatctgcattgttttgttcacctgcagcagccacatttgcactagctttgacaggtacctcatcagcttccaagCCTTCAATCATCTGCAAGAACactttcttcctttcctcaagctcagcctgctgtttatctatttcctgacattgaacctttaaaccagcaataatctcctttttggtcataacaccagctccagcagcagatgtcccaacatgatcagtaacattgtgattaccaaagagTTTGTGATGAAAGGTAAAGCCagattccctcttcttaggtgtgtcagtcacaacTTTGATGTCTGGgtattgggccaagataattccacatagcaaagatggaaatgctattggcatcttcacagcagttgatctaatatgcttaatggtttgatcaaaaataaaggtcccatagtcatagtcaaacttggttcctacagcatatataaatctacccaggtttgtagctacattggttgcatgcttggttggcacccaatttgttgaccctatcctattgaggatggcatatttgacattcaatttactagtgggtatcagcttcttcgtgggccagaccttaaccttaccagcagttatttcagcactcacaacatcattagcaacctctaattcagccttaggttctacagatcTTCATAAGTAATTATTGATCActacaggagaaaaattgatacatttacctctgacaaaaactttgtggtagtccttgctcagtggattatcacattcttcagggatgttcaccagaaattctttcacaagcagctcataACAGGGACTGAAATCACaaactgtcttcatcagaccagcttccttgatgtagtcaaagatgtcttgacatttgagagcatctttgtttaattccctttcaacagccagtCTCCTCTGGTAGATGTAATCCCATCttagtgcaaaggcagcacgatggaatgaaatgttgtcacagggggcttcttcaacaccttgaggagccttcttcacagtagccttcttaggattggcagatgagatgttagcaacatcttcagcaacatcatagtctgagtcactagatgactccttctttctctttaGGGTATCCTTCTTCTTGGCAGGAGGGGAGAGAACCttgctccaacctttgactggtccaacaccttttgttttcactcttggtgcaggagtttTGCTTGCAGtagccacagccttccctgtacagcttctcaacctttttgtt from Trifolium pratense cultivar HEN17-A07 linkage group LG5, ARS_RC_1.1, whole genome shotgun sequence encodes:
- the LOC123887076 gene encoding uncharacterized protein LOC123887076 — translated: MMCSKRLECVCQIPMYHSRFLKFGYTLDFYLQLSYDVLNKGFLNITGAFEDSMRYCDFKILIACCDNGMIIPFQVALTDEPFKTTSIGTGWEYFYQENRFVVGDVLCFKFNIWNYSNSVNVYKINE